In the Styela clava chromosome 8, kaStyClav1.hap1.2, whole genome shotgun sequence genome, one interval contains:
- the LOC120346421 gene encoding uncharacterized protein LOC120346421: MAKLFFYACAVVSSILLVTESAYDPESFVVNTVYLAVTYVDQEYTVDVKLYISNRIDSLTKPQKLQVTAQTKSVISNSPSPEERLIAYYILHNLKPDDYPIPAASNWFEDQISQIDFPNQQKWEEFVNVDDIGF, from the exons ATGGCAAAGCTATTTTTTTACGCATGTGCCGTAGTATCATCTATTCTACTTGTTACAGAGTCGGCCTATG ATCCCGAGTCATTCGTCGTGAATACCGTATATTTGGCCGTTACGTATGTGGATCAGGAATATACAGTGGatgttaaattatatattagcAATCGAATTGATTCATTAACCAAGCCACAAAAACTACAAGTCACCGCCCAAACCAAGTCTGTCATATCCAACTCCCCTTCTCCTGAAGAGAGGCTTATTGCTTATTACATTCTTCATAACTTGAAACCAGACGACTATCCGATTCCAGCTGCATCAAACTGGTTTGAAGATCAAATATCCCAGATTGATTTTCCTAATCAACAAAAATGGGAAGAGTTTGTGAATGTGGATGATATAGGCTTCTAA
- the LOC120346420 gene encoding uncharacterized protein LOC120346420 — MSTQFLYACAVLFVSVSATDLYQDYESFVVKFATSYVESGRPEDAKRLSDMYILRVLSQSPEEISSFKDSLNEFISRSKFQNGKKILAFYGRHKLDSSSYSAYSTLDLIDIELSYLSPQNKLEWKKFRDILGLQQT; from the exons ATGTCGACGCAATTTCTTTACGCATGTGCCGTGCTATTTGTTTCGGTGTCGGCTACAG ATCTATACCAGGACTATGAGTCATTCGTCGTAAAATTTGCCACCTCATACGTGGAATCGGGAAGACCAGAAGACGCCAAACGACTCAGTGATATGTACATACTGAGGGTATTGTCACAGAGTCcagaagaaatttcatcattcAAAGATTCCCTTAATGAATTCATCTCCAGAAGCAAATTCCAAAATGGTAAAAAGATCCTTGCTTTTTACGGGCGACATAAATTAGATTCATCTTCATATTCAGCGTATTCCACACTTGACTTGATTGATATTGAATTGTCTTATTTGTCACCCCAAAATAAGCTCGAATGGAAAAAGTTTAGAGATATACTAGGCTTGCAGCAAACTTAA
- the LOC120346350 gene encoding uncharacterized protein LOC120346350 — protein MAKQFLYACAVLSSILLVSVSASVLPIPVGSAYVEAGRPEDAKVYVDYQIKSFESSASAEINTYLADNPTAYGQRIFAHYMLNELREISKDTTANSIQREINNMPSDRQPNWQAFKAQTGL, from the exons ATGGCGAAGCAATTTCTCTACGCATGTGCCGTGCTATCATCTATTCTACTTGTTTCGGTGTCGGCCTCTG TACTACCTATTCCTGTCGGCTCTGCCTATGTGGAAGCAGGACGACCCGAGGATGCCAAAGTATATGTTGATTATCAGATCAAATCATTCGAATCGTCAGCATCAGCCGAAATCAACACCTACCTGGCCGACAACCCCACTGCTTACGGCCAAAGGATTTTTGCGCATTATATGCTTAATGAATTACGGGAAATATCGAAGGATACAACAGCGAATTCCATTCAGagagaaataaataatatgcCGTCCGATCGTCAACCTAATTGGCAGGCATTTAAAGCTCAAACAGGATTGTAA